Below is a genomic region from Citrobacter tructae.
AAACCTCAGGCTCAACCTCAGCCAGAGCAGAAAGCGGTGGCGGATATCGCACTGTAAACAAAATGCCCGATGGCGGCACAAATGCTGCCATCGGGCATTCTTCAATTAACGTACGACTGCGTTCTGTACGTTCTCGTCTGCTTTCCAGATACGGTATTTCACTTCTACGTTTTCCGGGGTGTAGACAACAATCGGTAATTTGCTGTTGTAACGCAGCATCCCGTCGTCACCCAGATGAGCGGTGATGAATTTCTTCTCTTTCTTACCTTCCGGGCAGGCCATCATGGTTGAAACCGGAGAGGTGACTTTGTCGAATACGTAGTAGTCATAACCCCAACCTTCCAGCGTTTTGCTGTCCAGTTCTCCGCCAAGGCGATGTTGGTTACAGTCAACTTCCAGCGTTTGGCCGATCAACAGTTCTACCTTTAGAGTAGATTCATCTTTCTCGGGAGTAAGTTGGATAACCTGGCGTTTCATCCCTTTTTCCGCTTTAGGATAAGGGGCGACTTTTTCCAGCGGCTGAGCATTGGTATCACTGGTTACTGCCCATGCAGAGGTGCTGGCAAAGGTGGCTAACAGGACGGCAGGAACGATGGTCTTCATCTTATTGTTCACAGTATTTCCTTTCTTCTGTTTTCTGAACGTGTTTGTGGCAGGTTAACATATTCATATCAGCTATTAATCTAGATTTACTTATATTTTAAGTGCGTTAGTCAATGATTTTAGATTCACGCAGTGATATATCCTAAGATTTATCTTATTTTTAAGATAAATCTCTTTCGTGCTTGATCGCTATATAGATGAATATATAACTCATTGAAATGTGAGCAAAATCGTGTTTTTTTCTATCAACCCCACACTCTTTTGATCCGGCAACAGCATTTACCCCAATTGGGGTATGCACCTCTAACACATCCTGAAATATCTTACTGTTAAAAATAACTACTCATAAATAGTGCGGTTTTTGATTGTCGTTCAACCCGCTCAGGGAGAGCGTCATTTATGGAAGGGCAATGTCATGGTTGATTTATCCCGTCGAAGCATGTTGACAGGTAGCTGGCGTAACGCCGGCAACGGGATCCGTCCGCCATGGAGCAAGGAAGAATCACACTTTCTGGCTCATTGCCTCCGTTGTGACGCCTGCGTTCAGGCGTGTGAAACCGACATCCTGCAGCGAGGCCAGGGTGGTTATCCGAGCGTAAATTTCAAACACGGCGAGTGCAGCTTTTGTTACGCCTGCGCGCAAGCCTGCCCCGAATCACTCTTTCTTCCGCGCCACACCAGGGCCTGGGATCTGAATTTTACGATCGGTGAAAACTGTCTCGCAAATCAGTCTGTTGAGTGCCATCGCTGTCAGGATAGTTGTGAACCCATGGCCATTTCCTTTCGCCCCACGCTGTCCGGTATTTATCAGCCACAGCTCGACAATCAAGCCTGTAACGGATGCGGTGCGTGCGTCGCCACCTGTCCGGTATCAGCCATTAATGCGGAGTACAACCATGGACACTAACTGGCAGGTTTGCAGCCTGGTCGTTCAGGCCAAAAGTCAGCACATCAACGATATCGCTACGCAGTTACGTTCGTTTCCTGGTTGCGAAGTTGCACTGAGTGATGTGGGGAGCGGACAACTGATTGTGGTGGTAGAAGCAGAGCACAGTGAAACGCTAATGAAAACAATTGAGTCGGTACGCAACGTTGCAGGCGTACTGGCGGTGTCGCTGGTTTATCACCAGCAGGATGATCAAGGTGAGGAAACACCATGAAACTCAGTCGTCGTAGCTTTATGAAAGCTAACGCCGTTGCGGCCGCTGCGGCGGCTGCCGGGTTAAGCGTGCCGGGCGTTGCCCGCGCGGTAGTCGGTCAGCAAGAGGCCATTAAATGGGACAAAGCTCCGTGCCGTTTTTGCGGTACCGGTTGTGGCGTATTGGTAGGTACCCAGCAAGGGCGTGTTGTGGCATGTCAGGGCGACCCGGATGCGCCAGTTAACCGTGGTCTTAACTGCATCAAAGGTTATTTCCTGCCGAAAATCATGTACGGAAAAGACCGTTTAACGCAGCCGATGCTGCGCATGAAAGATGGCAAATATCACAAAGAAGGCGAGTTCACTCCGATCAGTTGGGACCAGGCTTTTGATGTGATGGAAGAAAAATTCAAAGCGTCACTGAAAGAGAAAGGACCCGATGCCATCGGCATGTTTGGTTCCGGTCAGTGGACCATCTGGGAAGGCTATGCCGCAGCGAAGCTGTTCAAAGCCGGTTTCCGTACCAACAATATCGACCCGAATGCGCGTCACTGCATGGCGTCGGCGGTAGTTGGCTTTATGCGTACCTTCGGTATGGATGAGCCGATGGGCTGCTATGACGATATCGAGCATGCGGATGCTTTCGTGCTGTGGGGCGCGAATATGGCGGAGATGCATCCGATCCTGTGGTCGCGCATCACCAACCGTCGCCTGTCCGATCCCAATGTTAACGTCGCGGTACTCTCCACCTTCCAGCACCGCAGCTTTGAGCTGGCGGATAACGGTATGGTCTTCACGCCGCAAACCGATCTGGTGATCCTTAACTATATCGCCAACTACATCATTCAAAACAATGCGATAAACCAGGATTTCTTTAGCAAACACGTTAACCTGCGTAAAGGGGTGACGGACATCGGCTACGGTCTGCGTCCAACTCATCCGCTGGAAAAAGCAGCGAAAAACCCTGGGTCCGATGCTTCTGAGCCGATGAGCTTTGAGGACTACAAGGCTTTCGTTGCCGAGTACACGCTGGATAAAACCGCCGAAATGACCGGTGTACCGAAAGATCAGCTGGAACAGCTGGCGCAGTTGTATGCCGACCCGAAGAAGAAAGTCATCTCCTACTGGACGATGGGCTTTAACCAGCACACCCGCGGTGTGTGGGCCAACAACCTGGTCTACAACCTGCACCTGTTGACCGGTAAAATCTCTCAGCCAGGCTGTGGTCCGTTCTCTCTGACCGGCCAGCCTTCTGCCTGTGGTACCGCGCGTGAAGTTGGGACATTTTCCCACCGTCTGCCTGCGGACATGGTGGTGACGAACGAAAAACACCGCGATATCTGCGAGAAGCACTGGAATATTCCGGCGGGGACCATTCCGGCCAAAGTCGGCCTGCACGCCGTGGCGCAAGACCGTGCGCTGAAAGATGGCAAGCTCAATGTCTACTGGGCGATGTGTACCAACAACATGCAGGCGGGTCCGAACATCAACGAAGAGCGTATGCCGGGGTGGCGCGATCCGCGCAACTTCATCATCGTCTCCGATCCGTACCCGACGGTCAGCGCCCTGTCGGCCGACCTGATCCTGCCGACCGCAATGTGGGTAGAGAAAGAAGGCGCCTACGGTAACGCCGAGCGTCGTACTCAGTTCTGGCGTCAACAGATTAAAGCGCCGGGTGAATCAAAATCGGATCTGTGGCAGTTGGTGCAGTTCTCTCGCCGCTTCAAAACAGAAGAAGTGTGGCCGGAAGAGCTGCTGGCACAGAAACCGGAACTGCGCGGCAAAACGCTGTATGACGTACTGTTTGCCACGCCAGCAGTGACGAAATTCCCGGTGGCTGAACTGGCTGAAGATCAACTGAACGATGAATCCCGCGAGCTGGGCTTCTATCTGCAAAAAGGGCTGTTCGAAGAGTACGCCTGGTTTGGTCGCGGTCACGGGCACGACCTTGCGCCATTCGACGATTACCACAAAGCGCGCGGTTTACGCTGGCCGGTGGTCGAGGGTAAAGAGACCCAGTGGCGCTACAGCGAAGGTAACGATCCTTACGTGAAGGCTGGCGAAAGCTACAAGTTCTACGGTAAGCCGGATGGCAAAGCGGTTATCTTCGCGCTGCCGTTTGAACCTGCCGCCGAAGCGCCAGATAAAGAGTACGACCTGTGGCTCTCTACCGGTCGCGTGCTGGAGCACTGGCATACCGGCAGTATGACTCGCCGCGTGCCTGAACTGCACCGTGCCTTCCCGGAAGCCGTGCTGTTTATCCATCCGCTGGATGCGAAAGCGCGCGATCTGCGTCGCGGAGACAAGGTCAAAGTGGTTTCCCGTCGTGGCGAAGTGATTTCGATTGTTGAAACGCGTGGTCGTAACCGTCCGCCGCAGGGGCTGGTGTACATGCCGTTCTTCGACGCCGCACAACTGGTGAACAACCTGACGCTGGATGCGACGGATCCGCTCTCTAAAGAGACGGATTTCAAGAAGTGTGCTGTGAAACTGGCGAAGGTGTAACGCGTTATGTCCCGGTCAGCAAAACCCCAAAATGGCCGCCGCCGCTTTCTGCGCGATATGGTTCGCGCGGCGGGTGGGCTGGCAGCCGTTGGCGTGGCGCTGGGGTTGCAACAGCAAACCGCACGTGCAACCGGCGTGCGGTTGCGCCCACCAGGGGCATTGAGTGAGGACGCATTTGCCAGCGCCTGCGTGCGTTGTGGACAGTGCGTTCAGGCTTGCCCGTACGACACGCTGAAACTGGCGACGCTGGCCTCCGGGCTGGCGGCCGGTACGCCGTATTTTGTCGCTCGCGATATTCCCTGCGAGATGTGTGAGGACATTCCGTGCGCCAAAGTCTGCCCCAGTGGTGCGTTGGACAGGGAAATTGAATCCATAGACGATTCACGCATGGGGCTGGCAGTACTGCTGGATCATGAGAACTGCCTCAACTATCAGGGACTGCGCTGCGACGTCTGCTATCGTGAGTGCCCGAAGATAGATGAAGCCATCACCCTGGAACTGGATCGCAATATGCGCACCGGTAAGCACGCGCGGTTTATTCCGACCGTTCACAGCGATGCCTGCACCGGATGCGGTAAATGTGAAAAGGTCTGCGTGCTGGAACAACCGGCGATAAAAGTGCTGCCGTTGTCGCTGGCAAAAGGGGAGTTGGGACACCATTACCGCTTCGGTTGGCTGGAGGGGAACAATGGCAAATCGTAAACGTGATGCCGGGCGTGAGGCACGGGCGAAAAAAGGCTGGTGGCACAGTCACCGCTGGCTGGTGCTGCGTCGTCTGACCCAGTTTCTGATACTGGCGATGTTTCTTAGCGGTCCGTGGCTCGGGGTGTGGATCCTGCATGGTAATTACAGCGGCAGTCTGCTGCTGGATACCATTCCGTTCACCGATCCGCTAATCACCCTGCAAAGCCTTGCCAGCGGGCATCTGCCTGCGACCGTGGCGTTAATCGGGGCCGCCATCATTACGGGGCTGTATGCCCTGGCGGGTAAGCGATTGTTTTGCAGTTGGGTTTGCCCAATGAACCCAGTCACCGATTTAGCCAGCTGGTTGCGCAGAAGGTTTGACTTGAATCAGTCCGCGACCATACCGCGCCATATACGGTACGTCCTGCTGGTGGTCATCCTGGTCGGTTCTGCTCTGACCGGTACGCTGTTATGGGAATGGATAAACCCGGTCTCTCTGCTGGGACGTAGCCTGGTAATGGGATTCGGCAGCGGCATACTGCTGATTCTCGCACTGTTTTTATTTGATTTACTGGTCGTTGAGCATGGCTGGTGCGGGCACCTTTGCCCGCTTGGCGCGCTATACAGCGTGTTGGGTAGCAAAGGCGTGCTAACCGTTTCAGCGAAAGAACGCGAAAGATGTAACCGCTGTATGGATTGTTTTCATGTTTGCCCGGAACCGCATGTGCTACGTGCCCCGGTGCTGGATGAGCAAAGCCCGGTGCAGGTAACCAGCCGCGATTGCATGGCCTGCGGTCGCTGTGTGGATGTCTGTTCTGAGGATGTTTTTACAATAACAACACGATGGAGTTCGGGAGCGAAATCATGAAAAGCCATGACCTGATTAAAGCGCTGAGTCAAATGACGGCCGCGCTGGCCCTGGTAGTGAGTGGGGCAGTTTGGGCTGCAAACGGAGTGGATCTGAGCCAGTCGCCGGAAGTTTCGGGGACGCAGGAAGGGGCAATTCGCATGCCGAAAGAGCAGGAGCGTATGCCGCTGAACTATGTGAACCAACCGCCGATGGTCCCGCACAGCGTTGACGGTTACCAGGTAACCACCAATACCAACCGCTGCCTGCAATGCCACGGCGTTGAAAGCTATCGCACTACCGGCGCGCCGCGCATCAGCCCGACGCACTTTATGGACAGCGACGGTAAAGTGCTGGCGGAAGTTGCGCCGCGTCGCTATTTCTGCTTGCAGTGCCATGTCCCGCAAGCTGACGCCGCGCCGATTGTCGAAAATACCTTCACCCCCTCGAAAGGTTACGGGAAATAAGAGGTCATTATGGAAAATTCTAACCGTAAACCAGGCTGGATTAAGCGCGTCTGGCAATGGTGGCGTCGCCCCAGCCGTCTGGCGCTCGGCACGCTGTTGTTAATCGGCTTTGTGGGCGGCATTATTTTCTGGGGCGGCTTTAATACCGGTATGGAAAAGGCCAATACTGAAGAGTTCTGCATTAGCTGTCACGAAATGCGCAACACGGTATACCAGGAATACATGGAAACCGTACACTACAACAACCGCAGTGGTGTGCGAGCAACTTGCCCTGATTGCCACGTCCCGCACGAGTGGGGCCCGAAAATGATCCGTAAGATCAAGGCCAGCAAAGAGCTGTACGCGAAAGCACTGGGGTTAATAGATACACCGCAGAAATTTGAAGACCACCGTCTGACGATGGCGCAAAATGAATGGCGGCGTATGAAAGATAATAATTCGCAAGAGTGTCGTAACTGCCACAACTTCGAGTTTATGGATTTAACTGCCCAGAAAGGCGTTGCGGCCAAAATGCACGACCAGGCTGTGAAAGAGGGGCAAACCTGTATTGACTGTCATAAAGGGATAGCACACAAACTGCCTGATATGCGCGAAGTTAAGCCAGGCTTTTAACAGGATGTAAATAATCAGGATGCTTGAAGCCAGAGAACTGCTCTGTGAGCGGGATGACAGAATACTGTTCAGTGAGCTCTCGTTTCGCGTAAACGCGGGGGAATGGGTACAAATTACCGGAAGTAACGGCGCGGGGAAAACCACCTTGCTGCGGTTGCTTACCGGGCTGGCTCGTCCTGATGCCGGAGACGTTCTCTGGCACGATCAACCGCTGCATCAGGTGCGGGACAACTTCCATCAGGAACTACTGTGGATCGGACATCAGCCGGGGATAAAAACCCGGCTTTCGGCGTTGGAGAACCTGCGTTTCTTTCATCATGACGGCGATGTTGCACAATGTCTGGCGGCACTGGCGCAGGCAGGCCTTGCCGGATATGAAGACATCCCGGTAAATCAGCTTTCCGCAGGGCAGCAGCGTCGTGTGGCGCTGGCCCGTATGTGGCTGACCCGCGCCCGATTGTGGATCCTCGATGAACCCTTTACCGCGATTGACGTCAATGGCGTTGAGCGTCTCACCCAACGTATGGCGCAGCATACGGAGCAGGGGGGGATTGTTATTCTTACGACTCACCAGCCTCTCAATGTAGAGACGGATAAAGTGCGGCGCATTGCGCTGACCCGCGAGAGGACAGCACAATGATGTGGCGAATTTTCCGTTTAGAACTGCGGGTTGCGTTTCGTCATAGTGCGGAGATCGCCAATCCGCTATGGTTCTTCCTGATTGTCATTACGTTATTCCCGCTGAGCATTGGCCCTGAGCCGCAGCTGCTGGCGCGAATAGCGCCGGGTATTATCTGGGTGGCGGCATTGCTGGCGTCGTTACTGGCGCTGGAACGCTTATTTCGTGACGACCTGC
It encodes:
- the eco gene encoding serine protease inhibitor ecotin translates to MKTIVPAVLLATFASTSAWAVTSDTNAQPLEKVAPYPKAEKGMKRQVIQLTPEKDESTLKVELLIGQTLEVDCNQHRLGGELDSKTLEGWGYDYYVFDKVTSPVSTMMACPEGKKEKKFITAHLGDDGMLRYNSKLPIVVYTPENVEVKYRIWKADENVQNAVVR
- the napF gene encoding ferredoxin-type protein NapF, coding for MVDLSRRSMLTGSWRNAGNGIRPPWSKEESHFLAHCLRCDACVQACETDILQRGQGGYPSVNFKHGECSFCYACAQACPESLFLPRHTRAWDLNFTIGENCLANQSVECHRCQDSCEPMAISFRPTLSGIYQPQLDNQACNGCGACVATCPVSAINAEYNHGH
- the napD gene encoding chaperone NapD, with product MDTNWQVCSLVVQAKSQHINDIATQLRSFPGCEVALSDVGSGQLIVVVEAEHSETLMKTIESVRNVAGVLAVSLVYHQQDDQGEETP
- the napA gene encoding nitrate reductase catalytic subunit NapA; the encoded protein is MKLSRRSFMKANAVAAAAAAAGLSVPGVARAVVGQQEAIKWDKAPCRFCGTGCGVLVGTQQGRVVACQGDPDAPVNRGLNCIKGYFLPKIMYGKDRLTQPMLRMKDGKYHKEGEFTPISWDQAFDVMEEKFKASLKEKGPDAIGMFGSGQWTIWEGYAAAKLFKAGFRTNNIDPNARHCMASAVVGFMRTFGMDEPMGCYDDIEHADAFVLWGANMAEMHPILWSRITNRRLSDPNVNVAVLSTFQHRSFELADNGMVFTPQTDLVILNYIANYIIQNNAINQDFFSKHVNLRKGVTDIGYGLRPTHPLEKAAKNPGSDASEPMSFEDYKAFVAEYTLDKTAEMTGVPKDQLEQLAQLYADPKKKVISYWTMGFNQHTRGVWANNLVYNLHLLTGKISQPGCGPFSLTGQPSACGTAREVGTFSHRLPADMVVTNEKHRDICEKHWNIPAGTIPAKVGLHAVAQDRALKDGKLNVYWAMCTNNMQAGPNINEERMPGWRDPRNFIIVSDPYPTVSALSADLILPTAMWVEKEGAYGNAERRTQFWRQQIKAPGESKSDLWQLVQFSRRFKTEEVWPEELLAQKPELRGKTLYDVLFATPAVTKFPVAELAEDQLNDESRELGFYLQKGLFEEYAWFGRGHGHDLAPFDDYHKARGLRWPVVEGKETQWRYSEGNDPYVKAGESYKFYGKPDGKAVIFALPFEPAAEAPDKEYDLWLSTGRVLEHWHTGSMTRRVPELHRAFPEAVLFIHPLDAKARDLRRGDKVKVVSRRGEVISIVETRGRNRPPQGLVYMPFFDAAQLVNNLTLDATDPLSKETDFKKCAVKLAKV
- the napG gene encoding ferredoxin-type protein NapG, whose protein sequence is MSRSAKPQNGRRRFLRDMVRAAGGLAAVGVALGLQQQTARATGVRLRPPGALSEDAFASACVRCGQCVQACPYDTLKLATLASGLAAGTPYFVARDIPCEMCEDIPCAKVCPSGALDREIESIDDSRMGLAVLLDHENCLNYQGLRCDVCYRECPKIDEAITLELDRNMRTGKHARFIPTVHSDACTGCGKCEKVCVLEQPAIKVLPLSLAKGELGHHYRFGWLEGNNGKS
- the napH gene encoding quinol dehydrogenase ferredoxin subunit NapH — encoded protein: MANRKRDAGREARAKKGWWHSHRWLVLRRLTQFLILAMFLSGPWLGVWILHGNYSGSLLLDTIPFTDPLITLQSLASGHLPATVALIGAAIITGLYALAGKRLFCSWVCPMNPVTDLASWLRRRFDLNQSATIPRHIRYVLLVVILVGSALTGTLLWEWINPVSLLGRSLVMGFGSGILLILALFLFDLLVVEHGWCGHLCPLGALYSVLGSKGVLTVSAKERERCNRCMDCFHVCPEPHVLRAPVLDEQSPVQVTSRDCMACGRCVDVCSEDVFTITTRWSSGAKS
- the napB gene encoding nitrate reductase cytochrome c-type subunit, whose amino-acid sequence is MKSHDLIKALSQMTAALALVVSGAVWAANGVDLSQSPEVSGTQEGAIRMPKEQERMPLNYVNQPPMVPHSVDGYQVTTNTNRCLQCHGVESYRTTGAPRISPTHFMDSDGKVLAEVAPRRYFCLQCHVPQADAAPIVENTFTPSKGYGK
- the napC gene encoding cytochrome c-type protein NapC, producing MENSNRKPGWIKRVWQWWRRPSRLALGTLLLIGFVGGIIFWGGFNTGMEKANTEEFCISCHEMRNTVYQEYMETVHYNNRSGVRATCPDCHVPHEWGPKMIRKIKASKELYAKALGLIDTPQKFEDHRLTMAQNEWRRMKDNNSQECRNCHNFEFMDLTAQKGVAAKMHDQAVKEGQTCIDCHKGIAHKLPDMREVKPGF
- the ccmA gene encoding cytochrome c biogenesis heme-transporting ATPase CcmA, which translates into the protein MRMLEARELLCERDDRILFSELSFRVNAGEWVQITGSNGAGKTTLLRLLTGLARPDAGDVLWHDQPLHQVRDNFHQELLWIGHQPGIKTRLSALENLRFFHHDGDVAQCLAALAQAGLAGYEDIPVNQLSAGQQRRVALARMWLTRARLWILDEPFTAIDVNGVERLTQRMAQHTEQGGIVILTTHQPLNVETDKVRRIALTRERTAQ